The genomic DNA TATTGAAGTGGATAGTACAGGAAATGCAAAAGCTATAAATACAGCTTATGAGGTTAAATACGTTCCTGATGAGGTGGCTCAAAGTTATTTTTTAAAAGAGGTTTTAAGAGATATGAGAAGTGTCCCAAGGGATAAGGTTTTAGTTGGAAGAAATTTTAAAAAGAATCTATTTTTTCTAAATGGATTTTCAGAGAAAAAGTATAGAGATTTAATTCAGAAAGAGAAGCTTAGTGAGATGGTTGAAATGCTTCTATCAAGAGATGTTTTCATTAACTCTTTTACAAAGATTTCAGGAACAAAAAATTCATATCAAGTGAGATGGGAAGAGAAAATTTACGATAAAAATGGAGAGGTTGTATCTAAAGAAAATCTAATTGGAATTTTTACTTTAGATAAAAAACAACCCAAAAACTTAGAAGAGATTGATAATAATCCTCTAGGAATTATGGTAACGGACTTTTCTATCTCAAAGGAGAAGTGACATGAGATTATACAAAACTTTAATAGGGGTAGCTGTAATTTGTAGCGTGGCCCTAGGAAGTAACGAAAAGTTTTTAAAAGAGATATCACCAAGTGCCAACGCTATTATTGTTTCTGGAATAAAAGAGGCTAAGGCAAATATACAAACTGAGTTTGTTTATAACGAAAACTCCATGTACACAATATATTGCAGAGTTAACTATCTAACAACAATTTTTCTTCAGCCTGGTGAGGAGGTAACCTATGTGGCAGGAGGAGATACAGCAAGGTGGTCAAAAGCTAGCGCAGTTACAGGTTCTAGTGAGGGACAAAGAACGGTTATATATATAAAACCTTTTTCATTAGGTCTGAAAACTAATCTTGTTATAAATACAAATAAAAGAACATATAACATAAATCTTTATTCAGCTAAAGAGTGGTATAACCCTGTGGTTAAGTGGCTTTATCCGCAAGATGATATTATGAAAAACATAGTAAAAGCTCAAAGTGAAGAGGAGATGACTTTAACAGATCCAAGAAATTTAAATTATAAATATTCTGTGAACACTAAGAAGTACTCATTTGTTCCATCTGTGATTTTTGACGATGGAAAGAAAACTTTTTTAGTTATGAACAGTAATCTCCAA from Candidatus Cetobacterium colombiensis includes the following:
- a CDS encoding type IV secretion system protein; this encodes MDKEMEDGRVNGKLGDDGEKIKSRYVGYEKAKEEFLDFYMKQSKTIHTWKLLSFISLILLGVSLSITFYLSTRSSLIPYVIEVDSTGNAKAINTAYEVKYVPDEVAQSYFLKEVLRDMRSVPRDKVLVGRNFKKNLFFLNGFSEKKYRDLIQKEKLSEMVEMLLSRDVFINSFTKISGTKNSYQVRWEEKIYDKNGEVVSKENLIGIFTLDKKQPKNLEEIDNNPLGIMVTDFSISKEK
- a CDS encoding TrbG/VirB9 family P-type conjugative transfer protein, producing MRLYKTLIGVAVICSVALGSNEKFLKEISPSANAIIVSGIKEAKANIQTEFVYNENSMYTIYCRVNYLTTIFLQPGEEVTYVAGGDTARWSKASAVTGSSEGQRTVIYIKPFSLGLKTNLVINTNKRTYNINLYSAKEWYNPVVKWLYPQDDIMKNIVKAQSEEEMTLTDPRNLNYKYSVNTKKYSFVPSVIFDDGKKTFLVMNSNLQELPSFYIKDGKKLLLVNYRVKGNYLIVDRTFKEGILRVGEKEITIRRR